A genomic segment from Microbacterium sp. SORGH_AS_0428 encodes:
- the gltX gene encoding glutamate--tRNA ligase gives MVSAPDPRTTTATGSDIRVRFCPSPTGLPHVGLIRTALFNWAYARHNGGKLVFRIEDTDAARDSEESYQQLLEALRWLEIDWDEGVEVGGPHAPYRQSQRHELYREVLDKLVAAGVAYESYSTAEEIDARNEANGRAKQLGYDNYDRTLTEEQKAAFRAEGREPAYRLRVPDEDLTYIDLIRGEVTFPAGSFPDFVIVRAGGVPLYTFVNPVDDALMGITHVIRGEDLMPSTARQLSLYRALIEAGVTDFVPRFGHMPLVLGEEGNKKLSKRDPKADLFLQREKGFIHEGLLNYLSLLGWSLAPDRDVFSLEELVEAFDIADVNPNPARFDQKKAESINGDHIRMLAPEDFATRILPYLRDAGIIGDTLDDRERALIAAAAPLVQERVQLLGDVPGLLGFLFRDEVEYADDALGSLPANAGEVLVASVNALELVPHAEFTAASVQEALQKALIEELGLKPRVAYGPLRVAVSGRRVSPPLFESMELLGKSESIRRLDALVQKIG, from the coding sequence ATGGTTTCCGCACCCGATCCCCGCACCACGACCGCAACCGGCTCCGACATCCGGGTGCGGTTCTGCCCCTCGCCCACGGGCCTGCCGCACGTCGGCCTCATCCGCACCGCGCTGTTCAACTGGGCGTACGCCCGGCACAACGGCGGCAAGCTCGTCTTCCGCATCGAAGACACGGATGCGGCCCGTGACAGCGAGGAGAGCTACCAGCAGCTGCTCGAGGCGCTGCGCTGGCTCGAGATCGACTGGGACGAGGGCGTCGAGGTCGGCGGTCCCCACGCGCCGTACCGGCAGTCGCAGCGGCACGAGCTGTACCGCGAGGTGCTCGACAAGCTGGTCGCCGCGGGCGTCGCGTACGAGAGCTACTCGACGGCCGAGGAGATCGACGCGCGCAACGAGGCGAACGGCCGCGCCAAGCAGCTCGGCTACGACAACTACGACCGCACGCTCACCGAGGAGCAGAAGGCCGCCTTCCGCGCCGAGGGTCGCGAGCCCGCGTACCGCCTGCGTGTGCCGGACGAGGACCTCACCTACATCGACCTCATCCGCGGCGAGGTGACCTTCCCGGCGGGTTCGTTCCCCGACTTCGTCATCGTGCGTGCGGGCGGCGTGCCGCTGTACACGTTCGTGAACCCCGTCGACGACGCGCTCATGGGCATCACGCACGTTATCCGCGGCGAGGACCTCATGCCCTCGACCGCGCGTCAGCTCTCTCTCTACCGTGCGCTCATCGAGGCGGGTGTGACCGACTTCGTCCCGCGCTTCGGGCACATGCCGCTGGTGCTGGGGGAGGAGGGCAACAAGAAGCTCTCCAAGCGCGACCCGAAGGCAGACCTCTTCCTGCAGCGCGAGAAGGGTTTCATCCACGAGGGTCTGCTCAATTACCTCTCGCTCCTCGGCTGGTCGCTGGCGCCCGACCGCGACGTGTTCTCGCTGGAAGAGCTCGTCGAAGCCTTCGACATCGCCGATGTGAACCCCAACCCGGCCCGCTTCGACCAGAAGAAGGCCGAGTCCATCAACGGCGATCACATCCGGATGCTGGCGCCCGAAGACTTCGCGACCCGCATCCTGCCGTACCTGCGCGACGCGGGCATCATCGGCGACACCCTCGACGATCGCGAGCGGGCGCTCATCGCCGCCGCGGCCCCGCTGGTGCAGGAGCGCGTGCAGCTGCTGGGCGACGTGCCGGGCCTCCTTGGCTTCCTCTTCCGCGACGAGGTGGAGTACGCCGACGACGCCCTCGGGTCGCTGCCGGCCAACGCGGGCGAAGTGCTCGTCGCCTCGGTGAACGCGCTCGAGCTCGTGCCGCACGCGGAGTTCACGGCAGCATCCGTGCAGGAGGCGCTGCAGAAGGCGTTGATCGAGGAGCTGGGCCTCAAGCCCCGCGTCGCCTACGGTCCGCTCCGGGTGGCTGTCAGCGGTCGTCGGGTGTCGCCGCCGCTGTTCGAGTCGATGGAGCTGCTCGGTAAGAGCGAGAGCATCCGCCGTCTCGACGCCCTGGTGCAGAAGATCGGCTGA
- a CDS encoding glycosyltransferase family 39 protein, whose translation MTAVSAPPARSWRARAAWPVGLVLIVIAAAVLTGWQVSASMSDYYGAVAMSMSKSWSNLFFGAFDPAGTVSLDKIPGSFWIPALAVRVFGFSPAAVILPNAIAATAAAAVTAFTARRLVGTTGGLLAAAVVATTPILVAVARSNQPQAFFVLALALVAWAAVRAIQQRSLGWYLLAGALIGVAFQTYMLEACAVWPALAAAYLCTRQPWWRRIWHTLLAGAVTLVVSLTWVAVVWLVPASDRPYVGGTNGNNPWEMVFGYNGLGRFSATADSDAYRSFTPAFAGDPGPLRLFNTELAGQIPWLLPATVAAIVVLFILRWRPATVVFLGGWFATEVAMFSVVAGMHQFYTSALAIPVALLVAAAFAVARSRRLLWPQVLLVAVAAITAVMIAAMYPEPSPVLAWVQAAIAAVAILLLVLERRAQALRSVTAVAAVIALLLTPAAWSVLTIGAPSSINPTAAGVSQMPGGGGGFGGSRPGGATFGGSAVGARPHAPDGGAQTGARGGMPPTGAAGGASSNAALLLYLTERQGDAKYLVATFGAQSAAQLILGSHGGSVLPIGGFDGSDDVPTLAAFQQMVADGEVTYVLGSGAPGAGAGSTRAASTATKDISAWVTSACTLVADAPAGATLYSCTAG comes from the coding sequence ATGACCGCTGTCTCCGCTCCCCCTGCCCGTTCGTGGCGGGCCCGTGCCGCGTGGCCCGTGGGACTCGTACTGATCGTGATCGCTGCCGCCGTCTTGACCGGATGGCAGGTGTCCGCCTCGATGAGCGACTACTACGGCGCCGTCGCGATGTCGATGAGCAAGAGCTGGTCGAACCTCTTCTTCGGCGCCTTCGATCCCGCCGGCACCGTCTCTCTCGACAAGATCCCCGGCTCCTTCTGGATCCCCGCCCTCGCCGTGCGCGTGTTCGGATTCTCACCGGCGGCCGTCATCCTTCCGAACGCCATCGCCGCCACCGCGGCGGCCGCCGTGACCGCCTTCACCGCCCGTCGCCTGGTCGGGACGACGGGCGGTCTGCTCGCCGCCGCCGTGGTGGCCACCACGCCGATCCTCGTCGCGGTGGCGCGATCCAATCAGCCGCAGGCATTCTTCGTGCTCGCGCTCGCGCTGGTGGCGTGGGCCGCCGTCCGGGCCATCCAGCAGCGCAGCCTCGGCTGGTATCTCCTCGCCGGAGCACTGATCGGCGTCGCCTTCCAGACCTACATGCTCGAAGCGTGTGCAGTCTGGCCCGCTCTCGCGGCGGCGTACCTGTGCACGCGTCAGCCGTGGTGGCGTCGCATCTGGCACACCCTCCTCGCGGGGGCCGTGACTCTCGTGGTGTCGCTGACCTGGGTCGCCGTCGTCTGGCTCGTTCCGGCATCCGATCGGCCCTACGTCGGCGGCACGAACGGCAACAACCCTTGGGAGATGGTGTTCGGCTACAACGGGCTCGGACGCTTCAGCGCCACGGCCGACTCCGACGCCTACCGCTCGTTCACGCCGGCCTTCGCGGGCGACCCCGGCCCCCTGCGTCTGTTCAACACCGAGCTCGCCGGCCAGATCCCGTGGCTGCTCCCCGCGACCGTCGCGGCGATCGTCGTCCTGTTCATCCTGCGGTGGCGCCCCGCAACCGTCGTGTTCCTCGGCGGCTGGTTCGCGACCGAAGTCGCGATGTTCTCCGTCGTCGCCGGTATGCACCAGTTCTACACGTCCGCGCTCGCGATTCCCGTCGCCCTCCTCGTGGCCGCGGCGTTCGCCGTCGCGCGCTCACGACGCCTGCTCTGGCCGCAGGTCCTGCTCGTGGCCGTCGCGGCGATCACAGCCGTCATGATCGCGGCGATGTACCCCGAACCGAGCCCGGTCCTCGCCTGGGTACAGGCCGCGATCGCCGCGGTCGCGATTCTGCTTCTGGTTCTCGAACGGCGGGCGCAGGCGCTGCGCTCCGTGACCGCCGTGGCGGCGGTGATCGCCCTCCTGCTGACGCCGGCGGCCTGGTCGGTGCTGACGATCGGCGCGCCGAGCTCGATCAATCCCACGGCCGCGGGCGTCTCTCAGATGCCGGGTGGTGGCGGTGGTTTCGGCGGCTCCCGGCCCGGCGGCGCGACGTTCGGCGGATCGGCGGTCGGCGCACGACCGCATGCGCCGGACGGCGGCGCGCAGACCGGTGCTCGCGGCGGCATGCCCCCCACGGGCGCGGCGGGCGGGGCGAGCTCTAACGCGGCACTGCTGCTCTACCTCACGGAGCGTCAGGGCGACGCGAAGTACCTCGTCGCCACGTTCGGCGCGCAGTCGGCGGCGCAGCTCATCCTCGGCTCGCACGGAGGTTCGGTGCTGCCCATCGGCGGATTCGACGGCAGCGACGATGTGCCGACCCTGGCCGCGTTCCAGCAGATGGTCGCCGACGGCGAGGTCACCTACGTGCTCGGCTCCGGCGCACCGGGAGCAGGAGCAGGAAGCACCCGCGCCGCATCGACCGCCACGAAGGACATCAGCGCATGGGTGACATCCGCCTGCACCCTCGTTGCAGATGCTCCCGCGGGCGCGACCCTCTACTCCTGCACCGCAGGATGA